In Papaver somniferum cultivar HN1 chromosome 1, ASM357369v1, whole genome shotgun sequence, a genomic segment contains:
- the LOC113273066 gene encoding F-box protein At3g07870-like, whose translation MEMEMEMEMEENLLNSLPFEIKLAILSWLPVESVLACRRVCKAWNNAFLDLQKYTYFAYLHLRCNGGGLLDQKPQQLSSESKMLNFVFIKRHNLYYAEYLTQEKDGKQQQNFHKRMINLSIPLDVTGYVGSCNGLICLSSNSSGKTSEPSYICNPITRELVYLPRIAKEKYDGISFVHGFGYHPLTDKYKVVRVSYAYNNKLKPYDPASRSGRMYRSYSRGQVAVYTLGSGKGWTNLEETSYRVLSNNADHAVGSVCVNGALHWLCNGAKDIVAFNLADEKFCSLPTLPGLSPHSTQSLCVSNGFLCLVCKNSSEGSAGIWFLKRICREIPVLLVTKKSATRRRQLE comes from the coding sequence atggagatggagatggagatggagatggaggaAAACCTTCTGAACAGCCTCCCCTTCGAAATCAAATTGGCCATATTATCTTGGTTACCAGTTGAGTCAGTACTAGCGTGTAGACGAGTATGCAAAGCTTGGAACAATGCTTTCCTCGATTTGCAAAAGTATACATATTTTGCGTACTTGCATCTTCGATGTAACGGTGGCGGATTACTAGACCAGAAGCCGCAACAATTAAGTTCCGAGTCTAAGATGCTTAACTTCGTTTTCATTAAGCGTCACAATCTCTATTATGCAGAATACCTTACGCAGGAGAAAGACGGCAAACAGCAGCAAAATTTCCACAAAAGGATGATCAACCTCAGTATACCCTTAGACGTAACTGGATATGTCGGTTCGTGTAACGGACTGATTTGTTTATCATCTAATTCATCTGGTAAGACTAGTGAACCTTCGTATATATGTAACCCGATCACCCGTGAACTGGTGTACCTTCCAAGAATAGCAAAGGAAAAGTATGATGGAATTTCCTTTGTACATGGATTTGGTTACCATCCTTTAACTGATAAATACAAGGTTGTTCGAGTATCTTATGCTTACAATAATAAGCTCAAGCCTTATGATCCTGCAAGCAGAAGTGGACGTATGTACAGGTCGTACTCTCGTGGACAAGTAGCCGTATATACACTTGGTAGCGGCAAAGGATGGACAAATCTAGAAGAAACCAGTTACCGTGTGTTATCAAATAATGCAGACCATGCAGTTGGGAGTGTTTGCGTAAATGGTGCTCTTCATTGGCTCTGTAATGGGGCAAAAGATATAGTGGCCTTCAATTTAGCCGATGAAAAATTCTGCTCGCTTCCTACACTACCTGGTTTGTCCCCCCATAGTACTCAGAGTCTATGTGTTTCCAATGGTTTTTTATGTCTTGTTTGTAAAAATTCAAGTGAAGGTTCTGCCGGTATATGGTTTTTAAAAAGAATATGCAGGGAGATCCCAGTACTCTTAGTTACGAAAAAGAGCGCTACACGAAGAAGACAGTTGGAGTAA